A window from Pseudomonas kribbensis encodes these proteins:
- a CDS encoding DUF1365 domain-containing protein, whose translation MNSALYSGWIAHRRFAPRRHEFRYRIGLLYLDLAEQDAVLNLSPLSGTSRFAPFSFREIDYLKTFTGRGVRLIDAVRLQVGEALGHEPQGSICLLTQPRSWGLAFNPVSFFYCHEADGQLAAILCEVSNTPWRERYHYVLPARAPTSVRDFHQHFAVAKAFHVSPFLPPDLEYRMSFSPAAQTLGVHMADWQGERKLFDATLNLKREPLDRRNLHRHLWRFPWMTAKTALAIYWQALRLLLKRTPLFPHRTADDSFRTATASPEEHRHEIL comes from the coding sequence GTGAACAGCGCACTCTACAGTGGCTGGATCGCCCATCGGCGCTTCGCCCCGCGGCGGCATGAGTTCCGCTACCGGATCGGACTTCTGTATCTCGACCTGGCCGAACAGGACGCGGTGCTGAACCTCTCGCCACTGTCCGGCACGAGCCGCTTTGCACCGTTCTCGTTTCGCGAGATCGACTATCTCAAGACCTTTACCGGTCGCGGTGTGCGGCTGATCGATGCGGTGCGCCTGCAGGTCGGCGAGGCCCTCGGTCACGAGCCGCAGGGCTCGATCTGCCTGCTGACCCAGCCCCGCAGTTGGGGCCTGGCGTTCAACCCGGTGAGTTTCTTTTATTGCCACGAAGCCGACGGGCAACTGGCGGCGATTCTCTGCGAAGTCAGCAACACGCCGTGGCGCGAGCGCTATCACTATGTGCTGCCGGCGCGGGCGCCGACCAGCGTGCGCGACTTCCACCAGCACTTCGCCGTTGCCAAGGCGTTTCACGTGTCACCGTTCCTGCCGCCGGACCTGGAATACCGCATGAGCTTCAGCCCCGCCGCACAAACCCTGGGCGTGCACATGGCCGACTGGCAGGGCGAACGAAAACTGTTCGACGCCACGCTCAACCTGAAACGCGAACCTCTTGATCGACGCAACTTGCACCGGCATCTGTGGCGCTTTCCGTGGATGACCGCGAAAACCGCCCTCGCGATCTATTGGCAGGCCCTGCGCTTGCTGCTCAAGCGTACCCCGCTGTTTCCCCATCGGACGGCTGACGACAGCTTTCGAACCGCCACTGCGTCTCCCGAGGAGCACCGCCATGAAATCCTCTAG
- a CDS encoding SAM-dependent methyltransferase codes for MKSSSVSARAAIPFSTHGITGSLLRRGVLRQLAQLKHGQLVVIEDGERQVFGTPGSALLGEIHVLDAAAWGMVAGNGSIGAGEAFIHGYWSSPDLTAVVRVFVSNLEVLDGMEGGLAKIGRPLVRGLHWLNRNTRKGSQKNIAAHYDLGNDLFEQFLDPTMMYSAAQFLSPDDSLEQAQLNKLERICQKLALEPGDHLLEIGTGWGSMALYAAQHYGCKVTTTTLSKEQYAFTARRIESLGLQDRVTLLLKDYRDLTGQYDKLVSIEMIEAVGHRFLPTYFKQCAHLLKSNGLMLLQAITIRDQRYEQAKRGVDFIQRYIFPGGALPCVQKMLEIVSRDTDMNLLHMEDFGLHYARTLRLWHENFRHAHGRLSELGYDDYFLRLWEFYLCYCEGGFLERTIGTAQLLLAKPAAMPAPLLGRFDA; via the coding sequence ATGAAATCCTCTAGCGTTTCGGCCAGAGCCGCCATCCCGTTCAGTACGCACGGCATCACCGGTTCGCTGCTGCGTCGCGGTGTCCTGCGTCAGCTCGCACAGCTCAAGCATGGGCAACTGGTGGTGATCGAGGACGGCGAACGCCAGGTCTTCGGCACACCGGGCAGTGCGCTGCTGGGCGAGATTCATGTCCTTGATGCAGCGGCCTGGGGCATGGTCGCGGGCAACGGCTCGATTGGCGCCGGGGAAGCGTTCATTCACGGCTACTGGAGTTCACCGGACCTGACCGCCGTGGTGCGCGTCTTCGTCAGCAACCTCGAAGTGCTCGACGGCATGGAGGGTGGACTGGCGAAAATCGGCCGGCCGCTGGTGCGCGGTCTGCACTGGCTCAACCGCAACACACGCAAGGGCTCGCAGAAAAACATCGCCGCCCACTATGACCTCGGCAACGACCTGTTCGAGCAGTTTCTCGACCCGACCATGATGTATTCGGCGGCGCAGTTCCTCAGCCCGGACGACAGTCTGGAACAGGCACAATTGAACAAACTGGAGCGGATCTGCCAGAAGCTCGCACTGGAGCCCGGCGACCACCTGCTGGAGATCGGCACCGGCTGGGGCAGCATGGCGCTGTATGCCGCGCAGCACTATGGCTGCAAAGTCACCACGACCACCCTGTCCAAAGAGCAATACGCGTTCACCGCCCGGCGCATCGAAAGCCTCGGCCTGCAGGACCGGGTGACGCTGCTGCTCAAGGACTACCGCGACCTCACCGGCCAGTACGACAAACTGGTGTCGATCGAGATGATCGAGGCGGTCGGTCATCGCTTCCTGCCGACCTACTTCAAGCAATGCGCGCACCTGCTCAAGAGCAACGGCCTGATGCTGCTGCAAGCGATCACCATCCGGGACCAGCGCTACGAGCAGGCAAAACGCGGCGTGGACTTCATCCAGCGTTATATCTTCCCCGGCGGCGCCCTGCCCTGCGTGCAGAAGATGCTCGAAATCGTCAGCCGTGACACCGACATGAACCTGTTGCACATGGAAGACTTCGGCCTGCACTACGCCCGGACCCTGCGCCTGTGGCACGAGAATTTTCGCCACGCCCACGGCCGCCTGAGCGAATTGGGCTACGACGATTATTTCCTGCGGCTGTGGGAGTTTTACCTGTGTTACTGCGAGGGCGGCTTCCTCGAACGCACCATCGGCACCGCGCAATTGCTGCTGGCCAAACCGGCGGCGATGCCGGCGCCACTGCTCGGACGCTTCGATGCTTGA
- a CDS encoding DUF2878 domain-containing protein — translation MLERIANAALFQIGWLACVLGGNSLWLLVALAVLVIHLRWISSWAAEGRLILGVVILGTAVDSGLRGLGVFEFKDLSPLIPLWLMLLWALLATTLRHCLQWSARPWWLASVLGAVGGALSYCAGGRLAGVQFPYGELPTLIGIGLLWALLFPLLHLLSRRLVQ, via the coding sequence ATGCTTGAGCGGATCGCCAACGCTGCTCTGTTCCAGATCGGCTGGCTGGCCTGCGTGCTCGGCGGCAACAGCCTGTGGTTACTGGTGGCGCTGGCGGTATTGGTGATTCATCTGCGCTGGATCAGCAGTTGGGCGGCGGAGGGGCGGCTGATTCTCGGCGTGGTGATTCTGGGCACCGCCGTGGACAGTGGCCTGCGCGGTCTTGGGGTCTTTGAATTCAAGGACCTGTCGCCGCTGATTCCGCTGTGGCTGATGCTGTTGTGGGCACTGCTGGCCACGACATTGCGCCATTGCCTGCAATGGAGCGCCCGACCATGGTGGCTGGCGAGTGTGCTCGGGGCCGTCGGTGGCGCGTTGTCGTATTGCGCCGGTGGACGACTGGCCGGGGTGCAGTTTCCCTACGGCGAGTTACCGACTTTGATCGGCATCGGCCTGTTGTGGGCGTTGCTGTTTCCGTTGTTGCACCTGTTGTCGCGGCGGCTGGTGCAGTAA
- a CDS encoding YkgJ family cysteine cluster protein codes for MKTIPLQPIDEPAVTCSTCAACCCQLEVMLITDTGVPERYIDTDEWGGEVMLRLDDGWCAALDRDTMMCTIYEKRPLICREFEMGAPECIDERQGIATAYR; via the coding sequence ATGAAAACCATTCCCCTCCAGCCAATCGACGAGCCCGCCGTCACCTGTTCGACTTGCGCGGCCTGCTGCTGTCAGCTCGAAGTCATGCTGATCACTGACACCGGCGTACCCGAGCGTTATATCGATACCGATGAATGGGGTGGGGAAGTCATGTTGCGTCTGGACGACGGCTGGTGTGCGGCACTGGATCGCGACACGATGATGTGCACGATCTACGAAAAACGCCCGCTCATCTGCCGCGAATTCGAAATGGGCGCGCCGGAATGCATCGACGAACGCCAGGGGATTGCCACAGCGTATCGCTGA